A single window of Penaeus vannamei isolate JL-2024 chromosome 24, ASM4276789v1, whole genome shotgun sequence DNA harbors:
- the LOC113823618 gene encoding LOW QUALITY PROTEIN: hemocyanin subunit (The sequence of the model RefSeq protein was modified relative to this genomic sequence to represent the inferred CDS: inserted 2 bases in 1 codon), producing MKVLLVLGLVAAAAAWPSFGYQADEGGVSDAQKQHDVNFLLHKIYGNIRDANLKSIADSFDPEADLSHYSDDGEAVHKLMKDLKDHRLLEQKHWFSLFNPKHRHEALMLFDVLLHCKDWNTFVSNAAYFRQIVNEGEFVYALYVAVIHSPLAEHVVLPPLYEVTPHLFTNSEVIEAAYRAKQTQTPGKFKSTFTGTKKNPEQRVAYFGEDIGMNTHHVTWHMEFPFWWQDQYGHHLDRKGESFFWVHHQLTVRFDAERLSNYLNPVDELHWDKPIVQGFAPHTTYKYGGQFPSRPDNVDFEDVDGVARIRDMLIVETRIRDAIAHGYIVDRSGERIDIMNERGINVLGDIIEYSXYYGALHNTAHIVLGRQADPHGKYDLPPGVLEHFETATRDPSFFRLHKYMDNIFKEHKDSLPPYTQEELTFVGVSVENLSVSGELETYFEDFEYSLLNAVDDTEQVEDVDISTYVPRLNHKEFSYNIDINNNNGGEVLATVRIFAWPQHDNNGIEYSFDEGRWHAIELDKFWTKLTPGTNHIVRKSSESSVTVPDVPSFQTLFDKTKEALGGGDSGLENYVSATGIPNRFLLPKGNEQGLDFDLVVAVTDGRADAAVDGLHENTEFNHYGSHGKYPDNRPHGYPLDRKVPDERVFEDLPNFGHIHVKVFNHGEHIHHN from the exons GTGTGTCTGATGCCCAGAAGCAACACGACGTCAACTTCCTCTTGCACAAAATCTACGGAAACATCCGTGACGCAAACCTGAAATCCATCGCTGATTCATTCGATCCTGAGGCTGATTTATCACACTACAGTGACGATGGTGAAGCAGTTCACAAACTCATGAAAGACCTCAAGGACCACAGGCTTCTCGAACAGAAGCACTGGTTTTCTCTCTTCAACCCAAAACATCGTCATGAAGCACTTATGCTCTTCGACGTTCTCCTTCACTGCAAGGACTGGAATACATTTGTCAGCAACGCGGCCTACTTCCGTCAAATTGTCAATGAGGGAGAGTTTGTGTATGCCTTGTATGTTGCGGTCATCCACTCACCTCTGGCTGAACACGTTGTACTTCCCCCACTCTATGAGGTCACTCCCCATCTCTTCACCAACAGCGAAGTCATTGAAGCAGCTTATCGTGCCAAGCAAACGCAGACTCCTGGTAAATTCAAGTCTACTTTCACAGGGACTAAGAAGAACCCTGAACAAAGAGTAGCCTATTTTGGAGAGGACATTGGAATGAACACTCACCACGTTACCTGGCATATGGAATTCCCATTCTGGTGGCAAGACCAATACGGCCATCATCTTGATCGCAAAGGAGAGAGCTTCTTCTGGGTGCATCATCAACTTACTGTCCGCTTCGATGCCGAACGTCTCTCCAATTACTTAAACCCTGTGGACGAGCTGCATTGGGATAAGCCCATCGTTCAGGGCTTTGCTCCCCACACCACATACAAGTACGGAGGTCAGTTCCCCTCTCGTCCAGATAATGTAGACTTCGAGGATGTGGATGGTGTTGCCCGAATTCGAGACATGCTCATCGTTGAAACCCGAATCCGTGATGCCATTGCTCACGGTTACATTGTTGACAGGAGTGGTGAACGCATCGATATCATGAATGAACGCGGCATTAACGTCCTTGGAGACATTATTGAATATTC GTACTATGGAGCCTTGCACAACACTGCTCACATTGTACTTGGTCGACAGGCAGATCCCCATGGAAAGTACGATTTACCACCAGGTGTGCTGGAACACTTCGAAACTGCCACACGTGATCCCAGTTTCTTTAGGCTACACAAATATATGGATAACATCTTTAAGGAGCACAaggactcccttcctccttataccCAAGAAGAACTCACATTCGTAGGTGTAAGCGTTGAAAATTTGTCCGTAAGTGGAGAGCTTGAGACCTACTTTGAAGACTTTGAATACAGTCTTCTTAATGCCGTTGATGACACGGAACAGGTTGAAGATGTAGACATCTCTACTTATGTGCCTCGACTCAATCATAAAGAATTCTCTTACAACattgacatcaacaacaacaatggcggtGAAGTACTGGCAACAGTCCGCATTTTCGCTTGGCCGCAGCACGATAACAATGGCATCGAGTATTCCTTCGATGAAGGTCGCTGGCATGCCATTGAATTAGATAAATTCTGGACTAAGT TGACACCAGGCACCAACCACATTGTCCGGAAGTCTTCTGAGTCTTCGGTTACCGTCCCTGATGTACCGAGTTTCCAGACTCTCTTCGATAAGACCAAGGAAGCTTTGGGTGGTGGAGACTCCGGCCTTGAAAACTATGTGAGTGCCACTGGCATTCCCAACCGATTCCTTCTGCCCAAGGGTAACGAACAAGGCCTGGACTTCGACCTTGTCGTAGCAGTGACCGATGGAAGGGCTGACGCAGCAGTGGATGGCCTTCACGAAAATACCGAATTCAATCATTATGGTTCCCATGGCAAGTACCCTGACAATCGCCCACACGGATACCCTCTGGATCGCAAGGTTCCCGACGAACGTGTATTCGAAGATCTTCCCAACTTTGGTCACATCCATGTTAAGGTCTTCAACCATGGTGAGCATATCCACCACAATTAA
- the LOC138866121 gene encoding uncharacterized protein, with translation MNSLDNSIWRCWYLCGRTKIWVFRALKMPVLLYGCETWILSCALESHIEAFYNRSLSRIIWRGHVSKHLLHRETGTGPVTCTIRDCQLRLYGHLVRFPQDNPAHRVISARDNPGWRRSVGRPRRL, from the coding sequence atgaactctctcgacaatagtatttggagatgctggtacctgtgcggAAGAACCAAGAtatgggttttcagggccctgaaaatgccagttttgctatacggttgtgaaacctggatattatcctgtgccttggagtctcataTTGAAGCCTTCTATAATAGGTCCTTGTCCCGGATCATATGGCGTGGCCATGTGTCCAAACATctgttgcaccgtgagactggcacaggacctgttacatgcacaatccgtgattgccaactcaggctatacggccacctagtTCGTTTCCCACAGGATAATCCTGCTCACCGGGTTATCTCtgcaagagacaaccctgggtggaggaggtctgtgggacgacctaggaggttgtag